Below is a genomic region from Triticum dicoccoides isolate Atlit2015 ecotype Zavitan chromosome 5A, WEW_v2.0, whole genome shotgun sequence.
GGCGCGCGCCGCTGCTGGTGCCGCTCTTCGACCGCTGCTACCTGCCCTGCAGCCCCTCCCTCGCCGGGAACCCCGTGTTCTTCGTCACCGACGACCGCGTCCTCTGCTGCGGCCTCGACGTCGTCCACTTCTTCACCCGGGAGTCGTCCTTCCAGCCCATGGACATCTCCTCCCCGTTCGCGGCGATGCCCTCTTCCGGCACGAGCACGCCGTGCACGCGGCGCAGCCTCGACGCGGCCTGCGGCGGCCAGGCCCCACGCTGGATCGAGTTCTGGAGCGACGCCGCCTCCGACCGGCGTCGCCGCGACTCGTCGTCctctgaggcctccaccgcatccacATCGTCGTCAGGCTGCTGCTCGCCACCTCGGAGGTCGACACCGCGCTGGGTCGACAACTACCTGGACAAGCTCGGATCGGTGCTCAAGAAAGGTGGCTGGAGGGACAGGGAGGTGGACGAGATGGTGGAGGTGGCAGCGTCGGGGATGTTCGACGGCGAGGAGGCTCCGCCAGCCGCCGACGCGGAGGCCGTGCTCGACACACTCCTGCTGAAGACGGACCGGTGCTCAGACTCGCTCAGGCGGGCCGGGTGGAGCTCCGAGGACGTGTCGGACGCGCTGGGGCTGGACCTCCGGCGGTGCAAGGAGCCGCACCGGTCGGCCGTGCGAGTGCCCCCAGAGATCGCCGCCAAGGTCCAGCGCCTCGCGCGGACGGTGGCGCGGTCGTGACCAGCTGATCTCGCCGGAGGCGTCGGCGGTtaatctttcttctttcttttccccTCGAAGGAGGGGGAAATCGATTCGATTA
It encodes:
- the LOC119301810 gene encoding uncharacterized protein LOC119301810 — its product is MVDVEHRMAGMAPAAHAAGLRRLSTRAAAGPSSASASPRHGLYSFQGVASSVLSHLRASGVAVLPGLSEMELARAEAEMGFTFPPDLRAVLALGLPSGPGFPDWRSRAGLRAAFDLPVAAASLQIARGALWPRCWGKRPADSDRARRLARSAIRRAPLLVPLFDRCYLPCSPSLAGNPVFFVTDDRVLCCGLDVVHFFTRESSFQPMDISSPFAAMPSSGTSTPCTRRSLDAACGGQAPRWIEFWSDAASDRRRRDSSSSEASTASTSSSGCCSPPRRSTPRWVDNYLDKLGSVLKKGGWRDREVDEMVEVAASGMFDGEEAPPAADAEAVLDTLLLKTDRCSDSLRRAGWSSEDVSDALGLDLRRCKEPHRSAVRVPPEIAAKVQRLARTVARS